A single window of Mycolicibacterium aurum DNA harbors:
- a CDS encoding IspD/TarI family cytidylyltransferase, protein MTVTAILPVPESFARRREAVFAPVAGQSTLVRIVRTLASVGDVVVCTAGSLVDEVRNALAALELLPVRVVAADAPGERKHCIDAGLRALADGPRGHVLLHDLAWPLVAPATLERVAAELRAGAVAVLPICPVTDSIKAVDARGVVTATVDRAQLRTVQYPRGFDAALLAQVISGTAADACDEVEAVLSGDVPVTLVEGDNDAMSVELPADAGYLAAIIADRGDRPDR, encoded by the coding sequence GTGACTGTGACGGCGATTCTGCCAGTTCCCGAGTCCTTCGCCCGACGTCGTGAGGCGGTGTTCGCGCCCGTGGCAGGGCAGTCGACGCTCGTGCGAATCGTCCGGACCCTGGCATCGGTCGGCGACGTCGTGGTCTGTACGGCCGGGTCTCTGGTCGATGAGGTCCGCAACGCCCTTGCGGCGCTGGAACTCTTGCCGGTGCGCGTGGTGGCTGCCGACGCGCCGGGGGAGCGTAAGCACTGCATCGACGCGGGATTACGCGCACTCGCCGACGGGCCCCGAGGGCACGTGCTGCTCCATGATCTCGCGTGGCCCCTCGTCGCCCCCGCGACCCTGGAGCGGGTGGCGGCGGAGCTGCGCGCAGGAGCCGTCGCCGTGTTGCCGATCTGCCCGGTCACCGACAGCATCAAGGCCGTCGACGCGCGGGGCGTGGTGACAGCGACGGTGGACCGTGCACAGTTGCGCACCGTGCAGTACCCGCGCGGCTTCGATGCTGCCCTACTGGCGCAGGTCATCTCGGGCACCGCCGCTGACGCCTGCGACGAAGTCGAAGCGGTGCTGTCCGGCGATGTGCCCGTCACTCTCGTCGAGGGCGACAACGACGCCATGAGCGTCGAGTTGCCGGCAGACGCGGGCTATCTGGCCGCGATCATCGCGGACCGGGGCGACCGGCCCGATCGCTGA
- a CDS encoding low temperature requirement protein A, which translates to MHRIRQMAGRDPHEPGRAATPLELLFDLTFVVAFSVAASEFAHLLAAGHVAAGLAAFFFAMFAVCWAWINFSWFASAYDTDDWVYRLTTMLQMVGVLILALGLPQMYASIEHGGHVDNTVVVAGYVVMRIAMVTQWLRAAAQDPPRRKACLTYALWITLAQIGWIVAIFIHTSVPATAAIVVGLVLVEVVGPVIAERKLGGTPWHAHHIVERYGLFTIIALGEGVVGTVASLTAVVGQQGWSVEAVFVAVAGAGLTFGMWWTYFALPQADILHARRERSFGFGYLHLVVFASIVATGAGLHVAAYYIEHHSELSSVATVATVVIPVGVYILTVHVLYSLMARTVARLHVLLLVLTAVLLGTALLLAANGLSMANCLLVVTLAPVVSVVGHELFGHRHAAEVIARYSR; encoded by the coding sequence ATGCATCGGATCCGGCAGATGGCCGGCCGGGACCCGCACGAACCGGGCCGGGCTGCCACGCCGCTGGAGTTGCTGTTCGATCTGACGTTCGTGGTCGCGTTCAGCGTCGCCGCGTCGGAGTTCGCGCATCTGCTCGCGGCCGGCCACGTGGCCGCCGGTTTGGCCGCCTTCTTCTTTGCGATGTTCGCGGTGTGCTGGGCCTGGATCAACTTCAGTTGGTTTGCGTCGGCCTATGACACCGACGACTGGGTCTACCGGCTGACCACCATGCTGCAGATGGTCGGCGTCCTGATTCTGGCGCTCGGGCTGCCGCAGATGTATGCCTCGATCGAGCACGGCGGGCATGTCGACAACACCGTGGTGGTGGCCGGGTACGTGGTGATGCGAATCGCGATGGTCACGCAGTGGCTGCGGGCCGCAGCCCAGGACCCACCTCGGCGCAAAGCGTGCCTGACATACGCCTTGTGGATCACGCTCGCCCAGATCGGCTGGATCGTGGCGATCTTCATCCACACCTCTGTGCCGGCCACGGCCGCGATCGTGGTGGGGCTCGTGCTCGTCGAGGTCGTGGGCCCTGTGATCGCGGAAAGAAAACTGGGCGGTACCCCATGGCATGCCCACCACATCGTGGAGCGGTACGGCCTGTTCACCATCATCGCGCTCGGCGAGGGGGTGGTCGGGACCGTCGCGTCGCTGACGGCGGTCGTGGGTCAGCAGGGTTGGTCGGTCGAGGCAGTGTTCGTCGCCGTCGCCGGCGCAGGTCTGACGTTCGGTATGTGGTGGACCTACTTCGCCCTACCCCAGGCCGACATCCTGCACGCTCGTCGTGAGCGGTCCTTCGGGTTCGGGTACCTGCACCTCGTGGTGTTCGCGTCGATCGTGGCGACCGGCGCTGGGCTGCACGTGGCGGCCTATTACATCGAGCACCATTCCGAGCTGTCGTCGGTGGCCACAGTGGCTACGGTGGTGATCCCGGTGGGCGTCTACATCCTGACGGTGCACGTCCTTTATTCACTGATGGCGCGAACGGTCGCGCGCCTGCATGTGCTGTTGCTGGTCCTCACCGCGGTACTTCTGGGCACCGCGCTGCTGCTGGCGGCCAACGGGCTGTCCATGGCGAACTGTCTGCTGGTGGTCACGTTGGCCCCTGTCGTATCCGTCGTCGGCCACGAACTGTTCGGGCATCGGCACGCGGCGGAGGTGATTGCCCGGTACAGTCGCTGA
- a CDS encoding IspD/TarI family cytidylyltransferase, with protein MNAVGVVLAAGLGTRVGADGNKAYLPLAGRSMLAWSLDTLLGSPDVTRTILVFRQGEYALARDTVDRELGGAAVELIEGGDTRHASETNVVRYLAADIEAGDVDVVAIHDAARPLAGPDMFAEAIALAREYGGALPALAVRDLAAVGAEGLTAVGHHASLVRVQTPQAFRARDLLHAYRCAERDGFEGTDTSSCIERYTDVAVRAFAGSTGNFKVTYARDVAVAQQLLSDRAGRPGPR; from the coding sequence ATGAACGCGGTCGGTGTGGTGTTGGCCGCGGGCCTCGGCACCAGGGTGGGCGCCGACGGCAACAAGGCCTACCTACCGCTGGCCGGACGCAGCATGCTGGCGTGGTCCCTCGACACACTGCTCGGCTCCCCCGACGTGACACGGACGATCCTGGTGTTCCGCCAGGGCGAATATGCTCTGGCCCGCGACACCGTGGATCGCGAACTCGGGGGCGCCGCAGTGGAATTGATCGAGGGCGGGGACACCCGGCATGCGTCGGAGACCAATGTGGTCCGGTATCTGGCCGCCGACATCGAGGCGGGCGACGTGGATGTGGTTGCCATCCATGACGCGGCCCGTCCACTGGCCGGGCCCGACATGTTCGCTGAGGCCATCGCGCTGGCCCGTGAATACGGTGGCGCCCTCCCCGCACTCGCCGTCCGCGACCTCGCCGCGGTCGGCGCCGAGGGACTCACCGCTGTCGGGCACCACGCCTCGCTGGTCAGGGTGCAGACACCGCAGGCGTTCCGCGCCCGTGACCTGCTGCACGCCTACCGCTGCGCCGAACGCGACGGGTTCGAAGGCACCGACACGTCCTCGTGCATCGAGCGATACACCGACGTCGCGGTGCGGGCATTCGCGGGCAGCACGGGCAATTTCAAGGTCACCTATGCGCGGGATGTCGCTGTCGCCCAGCAGCTCCTCAGCGATCGGGCCGGTCGCCCCGGTCCGCGATGA